From a region of the Hippopotamus amphibius kiboko isolate mHipAmp2 chromosome 3, mHipAmp2.hap2, whole genome shotgun sequence genome:
- the FAM111A gene encoding serine protease FAM111A, which produces MSSEKPKSQKDSDEESKMNTEHWFSKVNENQQNNSSTSQMETDFRKSSETITNTQAEGPKNQTVSQRRTIFVTLDVDIKKDKKRKNKLTHSDRDSLYEALETLPPVRKAIETHSGKEMLVCGKEGIKGYLNLRMPFRCLPEGCHVEIKFSKKKSEPKEEKQVFGWRDTSSDCVKFYIHPVGKIRKKIVKCGQPHLEGNILCVYAFKGESIKKALCEDGRFLSILENRDWKLIENLTLVLDSSQLVDDLEGKLFQVEVEKGVDTKAPATQNSAPKEVNPCVLKEAAIVDQYTGWKRETDKIRENFEKDMKIRKGKKLFELHKTNFGKLTKNSTLVKVHKLLAHLSDSVGYLSWDNNGIKGSATCFVIRGLYIFTCQHVITYIVGNEIKQHQWAHIIGQCVRVTFVYESTPEKEENCFFIEPWFEICGANLDYAVLKLKANGQQVPVGLYNGIGPVPYTGLIYIIGHPEGEAKSTDACAVIPQSQREEKSLEHLQARAAEGPDIRLQCIHMYTQRSFQEVVPKPDVITYNTSFYFGSSGSPVFDSKGSLVAMHTAGFSYEYQSGTSSIIEFGFTLESILSDIKQNYGRWYEEVFINSQEVEMMDVNDGTE; this is translated from the coding sequence GTCAATGAAAACCAGCAGAATAATTCCAGTACTTCTCAAATGGAGACGGACTTTAGAAAAAGTTCAGAGACTATAACTAACACCCAGGCTGAAGGACCCAAAAACCAGACTGTGTCCCAACGAAGGACGATATTTGTTACCTTGGATGTAGACatcaagaaagacaaaaaaaggaagaataagctCACACATAGTGATAGGGATAGCTTATATGAGGCACTTGAAACTCTCCCACCTGTCAGAAAAGCGATAGAAACTCATTCAGGCAAAGAAATGCTGGTATGTGGCAAAGAAGGAATTAAAGGATATTTAAACCTTAGAATGCCCTTCAGGTGTCTTCCTGAAGGCTGCCACGTGGAAATTaagttttctaaaaagaaaagtgagCCAAAAGAAGAGAAGCAGGTATTTGGCTGGCGTGACACATCTTCTGACTGTGTCAAATTTTATATCCACCCAGTTGGGAAGATCAGAAAAAAGATCGTGAAATGCGGGCAACCTCACCTAGAAGGGAACATACTCTGTGTCTATGCTTTCAAAGGAGAAAGCATTAAGAAGGCTCTGTGTGAGGATGGcagatttctttccattctggAGAACAGAGATTGGAAACTCATTGAAAACCTGACTCTTGTTTTAGACAGCTCACAGTtggttgatgacttagagggcaaGCTCTTTCAGGTTGAGGTTGAGAAGGGCGTGGACACCAAGGCACCAGCCACTCAGAATTCTGCGCCAAAGGAAGTAAACCCCTGTGTGTTGAAAGAAGCAGCAATTGTGGACCAGTACACTGGTTGGAAAAGAGAAACTGATAAAATTAGAGAAAACTTTGAGAAGGATATGAAaataaggaaggggaaaaaattatttgaattgcATAAAACAAACTTCGGGAAACTGACCAAAAACTCTACTTTGGTTAAAGTACACAAACTTCTTGCTCACCTCAGTGACTCAGTGGGGTACCTGTCATGGGACAACAATGGGATTAAGGGTTCTGCCACTTGCTTTGTTATTAGAGGGTTGTACATTTTCACTTGTCAGCATGTAATAACTTATATTGTGGGAAATGAGATAAAGCAACATCAGTGGGCACACATAATTGGTCAATGTGTGAGGGTGACATTTGTTTATGAAAGcaccccagaaaaagaagagaactgCTTTTTCATTGAACCTTGGTTTGAGATATGTGGTGCAAATCTTGACTATGCAGTTCTGAAACTGAAGGCAAATGGACAACAAGTGCCTGTGGGATTATATAATGGAATTGGTCCTGTACCATATACGGGGTTGATATATATTATTGGCCATCCAGAGGGAGAGGCAAAGTCTACTGATGCTTGTGCTGTCATCCCTCAGAGTCAGCGAGAAGAGAAATCTCTGGAACACCTTCAGGCTAGAGCTGCAGAGGGTCCTGATATTCGTTTGCAGTGTATCCATATGTACACTCAAAGAAGTTTCCAGGAAGTAGTTCCCAAGCCTGATGTGATTACCTACAACACATCTTTTTACTTTGGGTCTTCTGGCTCCCCAGTGTTTGATTCAAAAGGCTCATTGGTGGCCATGCATACTGCTGGCTTCAGTTATGAGTACCAAAGTGGGACTTCCAGCATCATTGAATTTGGCTTTACCCTGGAATCCATCCTCTCTGATATTAAGCAAAACTATGGAAGGTGGTATGAAGAAGTATTTATAAATTCACAGGAAGTAGAAATGATGGATGTTAACGATGGCACGGAGTGA